A genomic segment from Maniola hyperantus chromosome 4, iAphHyp1.2, whole genome shotgun sequence encodes:
- the LOC117997091 gene encoding ankyrin repeat domain-containing protein 13C, with translation MGTLICNGDDETYPLHECVFGGDVRKLSSLLRFNDVTRKDKHGNTALHLAVMLGRKECVQLLLAHGAPVKVKNFAGWSPLAEAISYGDRQTISSLVRKLKQQAREQMECRRPDLIRALAQIQNFYMELKWDFHSWVPLVSRILPSDVCKIYKSGSGIRLDTTLVDFTDMKWERGDISFIFQGEKPPSESLTVLDNKVKVYQQVRYEETENEIEDEVDILMSSDILAAQMSTKGISFSRAQSGWIFREDRKETVAGLYKSDIYTITGLVLESRKRREHLSTDDLQKNKAIIESLTKGNTQNLDTNGEPVRRASLNPPPNCDVDWMSYISSPLGQYPSLGRELVYKESSRNFRATIAMSDDFPLSVDMLLNVLEVIAPFKHFAKLRQFVAMKLPNGFPVKIDIPILPTVTAKITFQKFDFRDDIPEELFVIPEDYVEDPLRFPDL, from the coding sequence ATGGGTACTTTGATTTGTAACGGTGACGATGAGACATATCCGCTACACGAGTGCGTTTTCGGCGGCGACGTACGTAAACTATCTTCATTATTGAGATTCAACGATGTAACGCGAAAAGACAAGCATGGGAATACAGCTTTGCACCTAGCTGTGATGCTGGGTCGCAAGGAGTGCGTGCAGTTATTGCTAGCTCATGGCGCGCCCGTCAAGGTGAAAAATTTTGCTGGTTGGTCTCCTCTCGCCGAAGCTATCAGCTATGGCGATCGACAGACCATCTCTTCGCTGGTACGTAAGCTTAAACAGCAAGCACGAGAGCAAATGGAGTGCAGACGACCAGACCTCATTAGAGCACTGGCCCAGATACAAAACTTCTACATGGAATTAAAATGGGACTTCCATTCGTGGGTTCCTTTAGTTTCCAGAATATTGCCATCAGATGTTTGTAAGATTTACAAATCAGGATCTGGAATCAGACTCGATACTACTCTGGTTGATTTTACAGATATGAAATGGGAGCGAGGAGACATATCTTTCATTTTTCAGGGCGAAAAACCACCCAGCGAGTCTCTGACAGTATTAgataacaaagtcaaagtctacCAGCAGGTGCGGTATGAGGAGACAGAGAATGAGATTGAAGATGAAGTAGATATACTCATGTCGAGCGATATTCTAGCCGCTCAGATGTCCACCAAAGGCATTTCCTTTTCAAGAGCTCAGTCTGGCTGGATTTTTCGTGAGGATCGCAAGGAGACAGTGGCTGGCTTGTACAAAAGTGACATTTACACAATCACAGGACTCGTCTTAGAGTCCCGCAAGAGGAGAGAACATTTGTCTACGGATGATTTGCAGAAAAATAAGGCTATAATAGAAAGCTTGACTAAAGGTAATACACAGAACTTGGACACCAACGGAGAGCCAGTGAGACGAGCCTCCCTGAACCCCCCACCGAATTGTGATGTTGATTGGATGTCGTACATATCTTCTCCTCTGGGACAATACCCTAGTCTGGGTAGAGAGCTTGTATACAAAGAGTCGTCAAGAAATTTTCGAGCGACAATTGCCATGAGTGATGATTTCCCACTAAGTGTGGATATGCTCTTGAATGTGCTCGAGGTGATCGCTCCTTTCAAACACTTTGCCAAACTACGTCAATTTGTTGCTATGAAATTGCCGAATGGATTTCCTGTGAAAATAGATATACCAATATTGCCAACTGTCACTGCAAAAATTACATTTCAAAAGTTTGATTTTCGTGATGATATACCTGAAGAGCTTTTTGTTATACCAGAAGATTATGTGGAAGATCCATTACGTTTCCCCGATTTATGA